From one Arsenicicoccus dermatophilus genomic stretch:
- a CDS encoding cellulase family glycosylhydrolase, whose product MTRPATLLALGLALAAPALPALAAPAQTHTPQTPTGTARPTVTTRAREVERWQSHGRWIVDGQGRVVITHGVNEVEKNAPYAPDAVGFGEEDAAFLQQQGFTSVRLGVIWSGVEPSPGKYDDAYLQRIERTVALLHAHGISSLLDFHQDMVNPKFQGNGWPDWAVLDKGAPNIVKAGFPGNYFLNEGVKNSYDSFYDDAPASDGVGIATHYAKAWGHTAAHFKDVPGVMGYDLYNEPFPGHGYLECLGANGCPKADGRLSVVQQKAVDAIRAVDPRTTVYYEPMQFFNIAKPTHVRLKGTNLALSFHDYCVNQATMHRYTGCAGPDATVFANAEDHATATGSGLLMTEFGAITAQDVLRAQTDLAAKNLVGWQYWAYTGSDPTTAGPGNEQALVFDPRKDPTGDNVDWKKLDAIAVIHPDRVAGRPSAYGYDRDKGIFTMAWSAVRPDETLAGPDDETTVVVPERIRAAGYTVEATGAKVTSQPGDAVVRLHLEPGAKDARVTITRTKTTQ is encoded by the coding sequence ATGACACGCCCGGCAACCCTCCTCGCTCTGGGTCTCGCACTTGCTGCTCCGGCTCTCCCGGCCCTGGCCGCCCCCGCGCAGACCCACACCCCGCAGACCCCGACCGGGACCGCCAGGCCCACGGTCACCACCCGCGCCCGCGAGGTGGAGCGCTGGCAGTCCCACGGCCGCTGGATCGTCGACGGTCAGGGTCGGGTCGTGATCACCCACGGCGTCAACGAGGTGGAGAAGAACGCGCCCTACGCCCCCGACGCCGTGGGCTTCGGCGAGGAGGACGCGGCCTTCCTGCAGCAGCAGGGCTTCACGAGCGTGCGCCTCGGCGTGATCTGGTCCGGCGTCGAGCCGTCGCCGGGGAAGTACGACGACGCCTACCTGCAGCGGATCGAGCGCACCGTCGCCCTGCTGCACGCCCACGGCATCAGCAGCCTGCTCGACTTCCACCAGGACATGGTCAACCCGAAGTTCCAGGGCAACGGGTGGCCGGACTGGGCCGTGCTCGACAAGGGCGCACCCAACATCGTCAAGGCAGGCTTCCCCGGGAACTACTTCCTCAACGAGGGCGTCAAGAACTCCTACGACTCGTTCTACGACGATGCTCCTGCCTCCGACGGGGTCGGGATCGCCACGCACTACGCCAAGGCCTGGGGCCACACGGCTGCTCACTTCAAGGATGTCCCGGGGGTCATGGGCTACGACCTCTACAACGAGCCCTTCCCGGGCCACGGCTACCTCGAGTGCCTGGGGGCCAACGGTTGCCCCAAGGCCGACGGGCGCCTGTCCGTGGTGCAGCAGAAGGCGGTCGACGCGATCCGGGCCGTCGACCCGCGCACCACCGTCTACTACGAGCCGATGCAGTTCTTCAACATCGCCAAGCCCACCCACGTGCGACTCAAGGGCACCAACCTGGCCCTGTCCTTCCACGACTACTGCGTCAACCAGGCCACGATGCACCGCTACACGGGCTGCGCCGGCCCGGACGCCACGGTCTTCGCCAACGCCGAGGACCACGCCACGGCCACCGGGTCCGGCCTGCTCATGACCGAGTTCGGCGCGATCACGGCCCAGGACGTGCTGCGGGCCCAGACCGACCTCGCCGCGAAGAACCTCGTCGGCTGGCAGTACTGGGCCTACACCGGCAGCGACCCCACCACCGCAGGCCCGGGCAACGAGCAGGCCCTCGTCTTCGACCCGCGCAAGGACCCGACCGGGGACAACGTCGACTGGAAGAAGCTCGACGCCATCGCCGTCATCCACCCCGACCGGGTCGCCGGGCGCCCCTCGGCCTACGGCTACGACCGCGACAAGGGGATCTTCACGATGGCCTGGTCAGCGGTCCGGCCCGACGAGACCCTCGCCGGACCGGACGACGAGACCACCGTGGTGGTGCCCGAGCGGATCCGGGCCGCGGGCTACACCGTCGAGGCGACCGGGGCGAAGGTGACCTCCCAGCCCGGTGATGCGGTGGTGCGACTGCACCTCGAGCCCGGCGCCAAGGACGCCCGCGTGACCATCACACGCACCAAGACCACCCAGTGA
- a CDS encoding trypsin-like peptidase domain-containing protein yields the protein MRSPVLVHAASICLTAVGVVASSPVAQAAGGFDDFDSTVRIHNCSAALVRLPGSQDRDKALVLTNGHCVPAGRLNGTEVVVDQAWPSGSADAQVMSGNEGQMRVVRKIKLERIVYATMNRTDIAVVRTNTTYSQLASANVRVRALSTTRPAPGTAVNVPSAYWKTAGLGCAVDAIVPVLREGDWTWNDSMRLAGDSCTGLRPGASGSPMIDDSSGDIVGVVNTVQTGDGPPCSENNPCEGRNGVTAPAGTTYGQQTWWAAGCFKASAFNPGPACKLPRP from the coding sequence CCTGTCCTCGTCCATGCCGCATCGATCTGTCTGACCGCCGTCGGGGTGGTGGCTTCATCGCCGGTGGCTCAGGCCGCCGGGGGATTCGACGACTTCGACTCCACTGTCCGGATCCACAACTGCTCCGCGGCGCTGGTCCGGTTGCCCGGCTCGCAAGACCGCGACAAGGCGCTCGTGCTCACCAACGGGCACTGCGTGCCTGCGGGCCGCCTGAACGGCACCGAAGTCGTCGTGGATCAGGCATGGCCCTCCGGATCTGCGGATGCCCAGGTCATGTCCGGCAACGAGGGCCAGATGAGGGTGGTCCGCAAGATCAAGCTCGAGCGCATCGTCTACGCCACCATGAACCGCACCGACATCGCCGTCGTGCGGACCAACACCACCTACTCCCAGCTCGCCTCGGCGAACGTGCGTGTGCGTGCCCTGTCCACGACTCGGCCAGCTCCCGGCACGGCCGTCAACGTGCCGTCGGCATACTGGAAGACCGCCGGCCTCGGTTGCGCCGTCGATGCCATCGTTCCTGTGCTGCGCGAGGGCGACTGGACCTGGAACGATTCCATGCGGCTGGCCGGGGACAGCTGCACCGGGCTGCGTCCTGGCGCCAGCGGCTCACCGATGATCGATGACAGCTCCGGCGACATCGTCGGGGTCGTCAACACGGTGCAGACCGGCGACGGGCCTCCCTGCTCGGAGAACAACCCCTGCGAAGGCCGCAACGGCGTCACCGCACCCGCAGGCACCACCTATGGGCAGCAGACCTGGTGGGCCGCAGGTTGCTTCAAGGCGAGCGCCTTCAACCCCGGCCCCGCCTGCAAGCTCCCCCGCCCCTGA